The Streptococcus sp. oral taxon 431 nucleotide sequence ATATTAAACAAGAGGAGTGTCACATGACAAAAGCTAACTTTGGTGTTGTTGGTATGGCCGTAATGGGTCGTAACCTTGCCCTTAATATTGAATCTCGTGGTTATACAGTTGCTATTTATAACCGTAGTAAAGAAAAAACTGAAGATGTGATTGCTTGCCACCCTGATAAAAACTTCGTGCCAAGCTATGATATCGAAAGCTTCGTAAACTCAATTGAAAAACCACGTCGTATCATGCTTATGGTACAAGCAGGACCTGGTACAGATGCGACCATACAAGCCCTTCTTCCACACTTGGATAAAGGTGATATATTGATCGATGGAGGGAATACTTTCTACAAAGATACCATCCGTCGTAATGAAGAATTGGCGAACTCAGGTATCAACTTTATCGGTACAGGTGTATCTGGTGGTGAAAAAGGTGCCCTTGAAGGACCATCTATCATGCCTGGTGGACAAAAAGAAGCTTATGACTTGGTAGCAGATGTTCTTGAAGAAATCTCTGCAAAAGCTCCAGAAGATGGGAAACCATGTGTAACTTACATCGGTCCTGATGGAGCTGGTCACTACGTGAAAATGGTCCACAATGGGATCGAGTACGGTGACATGCAATTGATCGCAGAAAGCTACGATCTTATGCAACACTTGCTTGGCCTCTCTGCAGAAGACATGGCTGAAATCTTTACTGAGTGGAACAAGGGTGAATTGGACAGCTACTTGATTGAAATCACAGCTGATATTTTGGGCCGTAAAGATGACGAAGGTCAAGACGGACCAATCGTAGACTATATCTTGGATGCTGCAGGAAACAAGGGAACTGGTAAATGGACTAGCCAATCAGCGCTTGACCTTGGTGTGCCATTGTCACTCATTACTGAGTCAGTATTTGCGCGTTACATCTCTACTTACAAAGAAGAACGTGTACATGCTAGCAAGGTGCTTCCAAAACCAGCTGCTTTCAAATTTGAAGGTGATAAGGCTGAGTTGATTGAAAAAATCCGCCAAGCCCTTTACTTCTCAAAAATCATCTCATACGCACAAGGTTTTGCTCAATTGCGTGTAGCTTCTAAAGAAAACAACTGGAACTTGCCATTTGCGGACATCGCATCTATCTGGCGTGATGGATGTATCATCCGTTCACGTTTCTTGCAAAAGATCACAGATGCTTACAACCGTGATGCAGATCTTGCTAACCTTCTTTTGGATGAGTACTTCTTGGACGTAACTGCTAAGTACCAACAATCAGTTCGTGATATTGTAGCTCTTGCTGTTCAAGCTGGAGTACCAGTACCAACATTCTCAGCAGCTATTACTTACTTTGATAGCTACCGTTCAGCTGATCTTCCAGCTAATTTGATCCAAGCACAACGTGACTACTTTGGTGCCCACACTTACCAACGTAAAGACAAAGAAGGAACTTTCCACTACTCTTGGTATGACGAAAAATAAGTAGGTCAGCCATGGGGAAACGGATTTTATTACTTGAGAAAGAAAGAAATCTAGCTCATTTTTTAAGTCTGGAACTCCAAAAAGAGCAATACCGAGTTGATCAGGTAGAAGAGGGACAAAAAGCCCTCTCCATGGCTCTTCAGACAGACTATGACTTGATTTTACTGAATGCTCATCTAGGGGATATGACAGCCCAGGATTTTGCAGATAAGTTGAGTCGAACCAAGCCAGCTGCGGTGATCATGGTCTTGGACCATCGAGAAGAATTGCAAGACCAACTTGAAACAATCCAGCGTTTCGCTGTTTCATACATATATAAACCTATTATTATTGATGATTTGGTCAGTCGCATTTCAGCTATCTTCCGAGGTCGAGATTTCATCGACCAACACTGTAGTCAGATGAAAGTTCCGACAGCTTATCGTAATCTGCGTATGGATGTTGAACACCATACAGTCTATCGTGGCGATGAAATGATTGCTCTCACTCGTCGTGAATATGACCTCTTAGCTACACTCATGGGCAGTAAGAAAGTCTTAACTCGTGAACAATTGCTAGAGAGCGTCTGGAAGTATGAAAGTGCTACAGAGACCAATATCGTAGATGTCTATATCCGATATCTACGGAGCAAGATTGATGTCAAAGGTCAAAAGAGCTACATCAAAACAGTGCGTGGTGTTGGTTATACCATGCAGGAATAGAAAGCAGTTGCAGTTGTGTAACTGCTTTTTTTGATCTTTAAATAAACGAACATCTTTATCGAAAATTTCATGAGGCTTGGCTGTGCTGTCTATCAGTTTATTTTTTAAACAAATTGGTCAGTCTTAACTTCAAGTTCAAAGTAAACTTTGAATAGATTCTTGTTGGTTTAAATTTGATATATTGACGAAAGTAAAGACATTTGCTATAATCATTTTGGAGGATAAAAGAATGAAATTTTTGAAAAAAATGATGCAAGTCGCTCTAGCAGTCTTCTTCTTTAGTCTGTTAGCAACTAGTACAGTATTTGCGGACACTACAGGTGGACAGTTTGTCGATAAGGACAATAGAAAATATTATATAAAAGATGACCATAAAGCAATCTATTGGCATAAAATAGACGGTAAAACTTACTATTTTGGTGATAAAGGAGAAATGGTAGTTGGCTGGCAATATATAGAAATTCCTGGAACAGGTTATCGTGATGATTTATTAGATAACCAACCAGTTAATGAAATCGGTCTTCAACACAAGTGGTACTATTTTGATAAAGATGGCGTACTACAAGAGTTTGTTGGCTGGAAACAATTAGAGGCTAAGGATTCGTTAAATGTTGGTAAAAAACATGGTGAAGGCTTTGAGGGTCCTGAAGTTCTTAAATTAGCAAACTACTACTTTGACCAAGATCATTCATTAAAAACAGGTTGGCTTTATGATCAATCAAACTGGTATTACCTAGCAAAAACAGATTCTTCAGGAAAAGACTACCTTGGTGGAGAAAGACGTGCTGGTTGGATTAACGACAATTCAACTTGGTACTATCTTGATCCAACAACTGCTGCAATGCAAACAGGTTGGCAGTATCTTGGTAACAAGTGGTACTATCTCCGTTCATCAGGTGCTATGGCGACCGGTTGGTATCTAGATGGTTCAACTTGGTATTATTTAGATGCTCAAAATGGTGATATGAAAACTGGCTGGATTTATGTCGGTAATACTTGGTATTATCTTCGTTCGTCAGGAGCTATGGTGACAGGCTGGTTCCAAGTTAATGGTAAATGGTACTATGCCTATAGTTCAGGTGCCTTAGCTGTAAATACAAAAGTAGATGGCTACTACGTCAACTATAATGGCGAGTGGGTCCAGTAATGAAAACAAGCGATTGTGAAAGGAAACAATCGCTTTTTTTGTGAAAATATAATAAAATAGAAAGGAATAAAGTTCTAAAATTTTATCTAGAAAAAGACGAAATTCGTCTGATAGAAGGATTAAATGACAAAAGAAGTTGGTGTCGGTCAGGCACATAGTAAAATTATTTTAATAGGAGAGCATGCAGTCGTTTACGGCTATCCAGCTATCTCTTTGCCTCTTTTAGAGGTTGAGGTGACTTGTCGGGTTGTACCGGCAGCGACACCATGGCGTCTGTTTGCAGAGGACACCTTGTCCATGGCAGTTTATGCTTCCTTAGAGTATCTGAATATCAAAGATGCTTACATCCGTTGCCAAATTGACTCTGCTATTCCAGAAAAACGTGGAATGGGTTCTTCGGCTGCCATTAGCATTGCGGCTATTCGCGCTGTATTTGATTATTATCAAGCAGAACTTCCGCGAGATGTTTTAGAGATTTTAGTCAATCGGGCGGAGATGATTGCCCATATGAATCCTAGCGGATTGGATGCCAAGACTTGTCTAAGTGACCAGCCTATTCGTTTTATCAAGAATGTTGGTTTTGAAGAACTAGCCATGGACTTGTCGGCTTATCTGGTCATTGCAGATACAGGAGTCTATGGACATACTCGTGAAGCTATCCAAGTTGTTGAGAGCAAGGGCAAGGATGCCTTACCTTTCTTACATGCGCTAGGAGAGTTGACCAAACAAGCTGAAGAAGCAATAAAAACAAAAGATGCCGTGAAGCTGGGAGAGATTCTAACCAAAGCACATGGAAATCTAAAGGAAATTGGAGTTAGTAGCCCTGAGGCAGATACCTTGGTTGAATCTGCTCTTGCACATGGAGCTCTAGGCGCCAAGATGAGTGGTGGTGGTCTAGGAGGCTGTATTATCGCCCTGGTTGCTAATGTAAGCCAAGCACAAGAACTAGCTGAAAGATTAGAAGAGAAAGGAGCTGTTCAGACATGGATCGAAAGCCTGTAACAGTACGTTCCTATGCCAATATTGCTATTATTAAATATTGGGGAAAGAAAGCAGAAAAAGAGATGGTTCCTGCGACTAGCAGTATCTCTCTGACTTTAGAAAATATGTATACGGAGACGACACTTTCTCCTTTGCCAGCAGATGCAAAGGCGGATGCCTTTTACATCAATGGTCAGTTGCAAAACGAAACTGAGCATGCTAAGATGAGTAAAATCATTGACCGCTACCGTCCTGAAGGAGCAGGGTTTGTTCGTATCGATACTAAGAACAATATGCCAACAGCAGCAGGACTTTCTTCAAGTTCCAGTGGTTTATCTGCCTTGGTCAAAGCTTGTAACGCATATTTCCAACTTGGGCTGAATCGCAGAGAATTGGCCTTGGAAGCTAAATTTGCATCGGGTTCTTCATCTCGTAGTTTTTATGGCCCCTTGGCAGCCTGGGACAAGGATAGTGGAGAGATTTATCCTGTCGAAACTGACTTGAAACTAGCTATGATTATGTTGGTCTTGGAAGACCAGAAAAAACCAATTTCCAGTCGAGATGGGATGAAGCTCTGTGTCGAAACTTCTACGACTTTTGATGAGTGGATTCGTCAATCTGAACAAGATTACAAGGATATGTTAGTCTACCTCAAGGAAAATGACTTTAAGAAAGTTGGAGAATTGACAGAGAAGAACGCCTTGGCTATGCATGCTACGACCAAGACTGCAAATCCACCTTTCTCTTATCTGACAGATGCTAGTTATGAGGCTATGGATTTCGTCCGTCAGCTTAGGGAACAAGGAGAAGCTTGCTACTTTACCATGGATGCGGGTCCTAATGTCAAGGTTCTTTGCTTGGAAGAGGACTTGGAACATTTATCAGAACTTTTAGGTCAACGCTATCGCTTAATCGTTTCAAAAACAAAGGATTTGAGCCAAGATGACGATTGTTAAAACTTGTGGGAAGCTCTATTGGGCTGGTGAATATGCTATTTTAGAGCCGGGACAGTTAGCCTTGCTGAAGGCCATTCCCATCTATATGACTGCTGAAATTAATGCATCTGATGTTTATAGACTCTACTCAGATATGTTTACCTATAGTGTAGACATGCGACCAGATTCTTCTTATGCCTTGATTCAAGAAACAGTTGCCATAGTAGAGGAATACCTGACTGATCAAGGGGTTGACTTACAGCCGTTTTCTTTAGAGATTCGTGGGAAAATGGAGCGTGAGGGCAAGAAGTTTGGTCTGGGTTCTAGTGGTAGTGTGGTTGTCTTGGTCATCAAAGCCATGCTTGCTTTTTATGGAAGACCAGCTGAAAGAGAAGTCTTGTTTAAATTAGCGAGTGCAGTACTTCTTAAACGTGGGGACAATGGCTCCATGGGGGACATTGCCTGTATCGTCTCAGAAGACCTAGTCCTCTATCAGTCATTTGATCGTGAGAAAGTGGCAGATTGGCTAGAAAAGGAAGACTTGCAGCCTGTATTAGAACGTGATTGGGGCTTTTCTATTAGGAGTGTTGAACCAGCGTTGAAATTTGATTTTCTGGTTGGTTGGACTAAGGAAGTGGCTGTATCTAGTCACATGGTCAAGCAAATCAAGAATAATATGAACGCTAGCTTTTTGCAGGCTTCAAAAGAAATTGTAGCTAACTTGGTAAAGGCTTTGCAGGTAGGTCAAGAAGAAATCGTTATTGACTTGCTAGAACAAGCTAGCCAACTCTTAGAAGGCTTGAGTTCAGATATTTATACACCTTCGCTCAGACAATTAAAAGTTGCCAGTAGAGACTTGAAAGCTGTTGCTAAGAGTAGTGGTGCCGGTGGTGGAGACTGTGGGATTGCTCTTAGTTTTGACCAAGATTCGACAACATTACTGAAAAAACGTTGGGCTGATCTAGGAATTGAGCTCTTGTATCAAGAAAGGATAGGACATGACGACAAATCGGAAGGATGAACACATCCGCTATGCCCTTGAACAAAAAAGTTCTTATAATAGTTTTGATGAAGTTGAATTGATTCATTCTTCGCTACCCTTATACGACATAGATGAGATTGATCTTTCGACAGAATTTGCAGGTCGAAAGTGGGACTTTCCTTTTTATATCAATGCCATGACAGGTGGAAGTGACAAGGGGAGAGAAATCAATCAAAAATTGGCCCAGGTAGCCGAGGCTTGTGGGATTTTATTTGTGACAGGTTCCTACAGTGCCGCACTCAAGGATCCATCAGATGACTCTTTTTCAGTCAAAACTAATCATCCTAATCTTCTTCTTGGAACCAATATTGGCTTGGACAAGCCTGTTGAACTAGGTCTGCAAACGGTCAAGGAGATGAATCCTCTCCTCTTGCAAGTTCATGTTAATGTCATTCAGGAATTGCTTATGCCAGAGGGTGAACGTCAATTTAGATTGTGGCAACATAATCTGAAAGATTATGCTGATCAAATCACGGTTCCCCTTGTTTTAAAAGAAGTCGGCTTTGGCATGGATGTTAGGACCATTGCTAAAGCATACGAGATAGGGATAAGAACAGTTGATTTGTCTGGTCGTGGGGGGACTAGCTTTGCCTATATCGAAAACCGTCGCAGTGGTCAACGGGACTACCTCAATGATTGGGGTCAATCGACCATGCAAGCACTTCTGAATGCCCAAGACTGGAAAGATAAGATGGAGCTTTTGGTAAGTGGAGGAGTGCGCAATCCACTAGACATCATCAAATGCCTGGTCTTTGGAGCCAAGGCAGTTGGTCTATCACGCACTATGTTAGAGCTGGTTGAAAATTACTCTGTTGATGTCGTTATTTCCATTGTTGAAAGCTGGAAGGAAGACCTACGCTTGATTATGTGTGCCCTTAATTGCGCAAGGATTGAGGATTTGCAGCAGGTCGACTATCTCCTTTATGGAAAATTAAAAGAAGCAAAAGACCAAATGTGAGGAGGTCGGGATTTTTATCCCGATCTTTTTATCATTCCTCAGACGGATGTGACTTTTGGGATTTGTGATACAATTAAATAGAGAGGACGGATACATGCGAAAATTTCAAATTTTTCTATTTATTGAAGCTTGTTTATTAACAGGAGCTCTGATTATGATGGTATCAGAGCATTTTTCCCGTTTTCTGTTGATCTTGCTCTTATTTTTACTGCTGA carries:
- the mvaD gene encoding diphosphomevalonate decarboxylase, with the translated sequence MDRKPVTVRSYANIAIIKYWGKKAEKEMVPATSSISLTLENMYTETTLSPLPADAKADAFYINGQLQNETEHAKMSKIIDRYRPEGAGFVRIDTKNNMPTAAGLSSSSSGLSALVKACNAYFQLGLNRRELALEAKFASGSSSRSFYGPLAAWDKDSGEIYPVETDLKLAMIMLVLEDQKKPISSRDGMKLCVETSTTFDEWIRQSEQDYKDMLVYLKENDFKKVGELTEKNALAMHATTKTANPPFSYLTDASYEAMDFVRQLREQGEACYFTMDAGPNVKVLCLEEDLEHLSELLGQRYRLIVSKTKDLSQDDDC
- the fni gene encoding type 2 isopentenyl-diphosphate Delta-isomerase — its product is MTTNRKDEHIRYALEQKSSYNSFDEVELIHSSLPLYDIDEIDLSTEFAGRKWDFPFYINAMTGGSDKGREINQKLAQVAEACGILFVTGSYSAALKDPSDDSFSVKTNHPNLLLGTNIGLDKPVELGLQTVKEMNPLLLQVHVNVIQELLMPEGERQFRLWQHNLKDYADQITVPLVLKEVGFGMDVRTIAKAYEIGIRTVDLSGRGGTSFAYIENRRSGQRDYLNDWGQSTMQALLNAQDWKDKMELLVSGGVRNPLDIIKCLVFGAKAVGLSRTMLELVENYSVDVVISIVESWKEDLRLIMCALNCARIEDLQQVDYLLYGKLKEAKDQM
- the mvk gene encoding mevalonate kinase, whose amino-acid sequence is MTKEVGVGQAHSKIILIGEHAVVYGYPAISLPLLEVEVTCRVVPAATPWRLFAEDTLSMAVYASLEYLNIKDAYIRCQIDSAIPEKRGMGSSAAISIAAIRAVFDYYQAELPRDVLEILVNRAEMIAHMNPSGLDAKTCLSDQPIRFIKNVGFEELAMDLSAYLVIADTGVYGHTREAIQVVESKGKDALPFLHALGELTKQAEEAIKTKDAVKLGEILTKAHGNLKEIGVSSPEADTLVESALAHGALGAKMSGGGLGGCIIALVANVSQAQELAERLEEKGAVQTWIESL
- the gndA gene encoding NADP-dependent phosphogluconate dehydrogenase; this translates as MTKANFGVVGMAVMGRNLALNIESRGYTVAIYNRSKEKTEDVIACHPDKNFVPSYDIESFVNSIEKPRRIMLMVQAGPGTDATIQALLPHLDKGDILIDGGNTFYKDTIRRNEELANSGINFIGTGVSGGEKGALEGPSIMPGGQKEAYDLVADVLEEISAKAPEDGKPCVTYIGPDGAGHYVKMVHNGIEYGDMQLIAESYDLMQHLLGLSAEDMAEIFTEWNKGELDSYLIEITADILGRKDDEGQDGPIVDYILDAAGNKGTGKWTSQSALDLGVPLSLITESVFARYISTYKEERVHASKVLPKPAAFKFEGDKAELIEKIRQALYFSKIISYAQGFAQLRVASKENNWNLPFADIASIWRDGCIIRSRFLQKITDAYNRDADLANLLLDEYFLDVTAKYQQSVRDIVALAVQAGVPVPTFSAAITYFDSYRSADLPANLIQAQRDYFGAHTYQRKDKEGTFHYSWYDEK
- a CDS encoding response regulator transcription factor; its protein translation is MGKRILLLEKERNLAHFLSLELQKEQYRVDQVEEGQKALSMALQTDYDLILLNAHLGDMTAQDFADKLSRTKPAAVIMVLDHREELQDQLETIQRFAVSYIYKPIIIDDLVSRISAIFRGRDFIDQHCSQMKVPTAYRNLRMDVEHHTVYRGDEMIALTRREYDLLATLMGSKKVLTREQLLESVWKYESATETNIVDVYIRYLRSKIDVKGQKSYIKTVRGVGYTMQE
- a CDS encoding phosphomevalonate kinase is translated as MTIVKTCGKLYWAGEYAILEPGQLALLKAIPIYMTAEINASDVYRLYSDMFTYSVDMRPDSSYALIQETVAIVEEYLTDQGVDLQPFSLEIRGKMEREGKKFGLGSSGSVVVLVIKAMLAFYGRPAEREVLFKLASAVLLKRGDNGSMGDIACIVSEDLVLYQSFDREKVADWLEKEDLQPVLERDWGFSIRSVEPALKFDFLVGWTKEVAVSSHMVKQIKNNMNASFLQASKEIVANLVKALQVGQEEIVIDLLEQASQLLEGLSSDIYTPSLRQLKVASRDLKAVAKSSGAGGGDCGIALSFDQDSTTLLKKRWADLGIELLYQERIGHDDKSEG
- a CDS encoding N-acetylmuramoyl-L-alanine amidase family protein, coding for MKFLKKMMQVALAVFFFSLLATSTVFADTTGGQFVDKDNRKYYIKDDHKAIYWHKIDGKTYYFGDKGEMVVGWQYIEIPGTGYRDDLLDNQPVNEIGLQHKWYYFDKDGVLQEFVGWKQLEAKDSLNVGKKHGEGFEGPEVLKLANYYFDQDHSLKTGWLYDQSNWYYLAKTDSSGKDYLGGERRAGWINDNSTWYYLDPTTAAMQTGWQYLGNKWYYLRSSGAMATGWYLDGSTWYYLDAQNGDMKTGWIYVGNTWYYLRSSGAMVTGWFQVNGKWYYAYSSGALAVNTKVDGYYVNYNGEWVQ